The DNA region CGCGCTGCGCAAGGACGGCACCTTCGTCTGGATTCGCGATGTCGTGCATGTGGTGCGCAATGAGGACGGCACCCCGAATGCGCTGGTCGGCTTCATGTTCGACATCAGCGAGCGCAAGCGCACGGAAGAAAAGCTGCTCAACATGCAGCGCGAGCTCGAAGAGCTGTCCTTCAAGGATGGCCTGACCGGCGTGCCCAACCGTCGTCGTTTCGACACGATGATGGAGACGGAATGGCGCGACGCCAAAGACAGTCACAAGTCCATTTCGCTCGTCGTCCTCGATATCGATTTCTTCAAGCAGTACAACGATCACTACGGGCATCTGGAGGGCGACGAGTGCCTGAAGCGTGTTGCTTCAGCGCTGTCCGGCATCGTGCGTCGACCCGCCGACCTCCTGTGCCGCTTCGGTGGTGAGGAGTTCGTGCTGTTGTTGCCGGATACCGATGAGGCCGAAGCGTTGGCGCTGGGATGGCGCTGCCTCGATCTGGTCGACAAGGCATTGATCCCGCACGCGGGCATCGGTTCGGGCAAGCGCATCACCATGAGCGCGGGCGTCAACAGCATCGTGCCGAAGGAGGGCGATGAGCTGTCGGCCTTCATCAAGCGCGCCGACCAGCGGCTCTACATGGCCAAGCAGCGGGGTCGTGCCCGGGTGGTTGCGGATGACCTGACCGTCTGAGAGGCCGGCTGGCTGATCCAGCCGGCTTTTCCAGTCATGGGATTTCAGTAAAGCACGCGTGCCCGAAGCGTACCCTCGATCGCCGCCAGCTCGTTACGCAACGCCACGGCATGCTCCTCGCTGGTGGTCACGTCGATCACGACATAACCGACTTGCGGCGAGGTCTGCAGATACTGGCCGTCGATGTTGACCGCCGCTTTGGAGAACACCTCGTTGACCCGCGACAGCACACCCGGAATGTTCCGATGGATGTGCAGCAGGCGGCGGCTGGTCGGGTGGCCGGGCAGGGACACTTCGGGGAAATTCACCGCCGAGAGCGTGCTGCCGTTGTCGCTATAGCGGACCAGCTTGGACGCTACCTCGATACCGATGTTCTCCTGCGCCTCGGCCGTACTGCCGCCGACGTGCGGGGTCAGGATGACGTTGTCCATGCCGACCAGTGGCGAGACGAACGGATCGGTATTGCCCTTGGGTTCCACCGGGAACACATCGATCGCCGCACCGGCGAGGTGCTTCGTACGCAGGGCGTCGGCCAGTGCGTCGATATCCACCACGGTGCCGCGCGAGGCGTTGATCAGCATCGAGCCGGGACGCATGCGGGCGATCTCGGCGGCGCCGATCAGGTTCTTTGTCTGCGGTGTTTCCGGCACGTGCAGCGTGATGACGTCGGCGCGCTCGAGCAGGTCGTCCAGACTGGCCGCGGGGCGTGCATTGCCCAGCGAAAGCTTCGGCTCGACGTCGTGGAAAATCACGCGCATGCCCAGCGATTCGGCGAGCACGCCGACCTGGGTACCGATGTGGCCGTAACCGACGATGCCGAGCACCTTGTCGCGGACCTCGAAGCTGCCGGCGGCCGACTTGGACCAGCCGCCGCGGTGGCACTCGGCGTTCTTTTCCGGGATGCGGCGGACCAGCATGATCGTTTCGGCGATGACCAGCTCCGCCACGCTGCGCGTGTTGGAGTAGGGCGCGTTGAAGACCGGCACGCCCAGTCGCTCGGCGTCGACCGTATCTACCTGGTTGGTGCCGATGCAGAAGCAGCCAACGGCGATCAGGCGGCGGGCCTCCGCAAGCACGTCGGCGGAGAGATGCGTGCGCGAGCGGATACCGACGATGTGCGCATCGGCGATGCGCTCTTTCAGCTCGTCCTCGGGCAGTGACTTCTCGTGAAACTCGATCTGCGAGTAGCCGGCCTGGCGGAAGGTGTCGAGCGCGCTGCGGCTGACGCCTTCGAGGAGCAGCACCTTGATGTCTTCTTTCGGGTACGACGTGCGCTTCATGGCTGACGCTTCTGCTTCGCGGATTCAGGGCTGACCACTATGCCAGATCGTGACGCCCATGTTGCAGCGCACCCGGCGGACTGGCACCCTCGGTGGATACCCGAGCGAGACTCCCATGACCGACCCGCGCCTGGCCGAACTGGCCCGCCTCCTTCCCGAACTCAGGCTGTCGACCGATCCGGGCGACCTCGAGCACCATGGCCGCGACTGGACCCGTCGCTGGACGCCCGCGCCGCTCGCCATTGCCTACCCGGCGACCGTGGAAGAGGTGCAGGGCATCGTCCGCTGGGCGAGCGGGCAGGGCGTGGCCCTGGTGCCTTCGGGCGGCCGGACGGGCCTTTCCGGCGGTGCCGTGGCGGCCAACGGCGAGCTGGTGGTGACCCTCGACCGGATGAACCGCGTGCTCGACTTCGACCCGATCGACCGCACCCTGACCGTCCAGCCGGGCATCGCCCTGGAGGCCGTGCACAACGCGGCGAAGGAACGCGGATTGCTTTACCCGGTGGATTTCGCCGCGCGGGGCTCCTGCCAGATCGGCGGCAATATCGCGACCAACGCCGGCGGCATCCGCGTGATCCGTTACGGCAACACGCGACAATGGGTCGCGGGTCTTAAGGTCGTTACCGGGACCGGCGAGCTGCTGGATCTCAACCGGGGCCTGATCAAGAACGCGTCCGGCTACGACCTGCGCCATCTGGTGATCGGCTCGGAAGGCACGCTCGGCATCGTCGTCGAAGCCACCCTGAGCCTCACGTCACCGCCGCCGCCCTCGCAAGTGATGCTGCTCGCGGTTCCGGCGATGGACGCACTGATGAAGGTCTTCGCCGAGGCGCGCCACCGTCTCCCACTCGGCGCGTTCGAATTCTTTACCGATCGTGCATTGCTGCACGTGACGGCGCACGGTACGCAGCGCCCGTTCGACGAGGACTACCCGTTCTACGTCGTCACCGAATTCGATACCCCGGACGAGGCCGCCGAAGCCGCGGCACTGGCGTTCTTCGAGTTTTGTCTGGGCGAAGGCTGGGTGGTCGATGGCGCGATCAGCTCCAGCGATGCGCAGGCGGCGTCGTTGTGGCGTCTGCGCGAAGGGATTACCGAGTCGCTGGCGCCGCATAAGCCGTATAAAAACGACGTCTCCGTGCGGATTTCCGCGGTCCCGGCGTTCATGGCGGAGATGCAGGCGTTGCTGTCCGCTGAATACCCCCACTTCGATGTCGTCTGGTTCGGCCACATCGGTGACGGCAATCTGCATATCAACGTGCTGAAGCCGGCCGATCTCGACAATGCGGCCTTTGTCGAACAGTGCGAGCACGTCACCTCGCTGCTGGTCGACACGCTGCAGCGCCACGGGGGCAGTATTTCCGCTGAGCACGGTATCGGCCTGGTCAAGAAGCCCTGGCTAGGTAGTGTCCGCAGCGAAGCCGAGATCGCCCTGATGCGCGGGATCAAGTCGGTGTGGGACCCGAACGGCATCATGAATCCCGGGAAGCTGCTCTAAGGCGCTCCGAGCCAAGCGTCAGGCGACGCGCCGCAACAGCGGTATTTTCCTTGCCAGGTGAATCACGAGAGCCGTCGAAACGAAGACCGCGAGCCAGACGATCGGGATGCGGGCCCACCGCGTGGTCAGATCGTTGTCGACGCGCAAGTGTTCCACATAGAGCCACAGGATCATGGGATGCAGCCCATAGATGCCGAGCGAACCGTCGGCGATCCACCGGATCGGCGTCATCAGCGGTGTCGGTACCCGGGTGATGGTCGTCAGCCATACGAAAGCGGACACGGACGACATCGCGACCAGAGGCGTCTGGTACGCGAAGAAGAACTCGTTCGGCTCGCCCCGGTATCCCGAATACAGGCACGTCGCCACGACGATACCCCCCACCGATGCCACGAAGACCAGCAGACATCGCCATCGGTCGGCCGGCGAGACGACCGAAGCGTAGCGAGTGAGATAGGCTCCCAGCACGAAGTAGCCGACGAATCCTGAGAACAGCTGCACGCCCAGGAACGATGGCGGATCCCAGTCTTCCGACACCAGCAGGCGCACCTGGTTGAGCACGCAGGACACCAGGAACCATAGCATCAGGAAGACCCTTGTCTCCGCTGGCGTCGACGCTCGCAACATCCTGCTCAGGAAGGGTGCGGAAAGATAGAGGCCCAAAGCCACGTAGAAGTACCAAAGGTGTCGGTACGGCTCCATGAGGTAATGGGCGACGTGAGCGGTCCATGAAACGGAGCGGTCACCGAAGACGACGACATACACGACGGTCCAGAACACCAGGGGCGGCACGACGCGCGACGCGCGGCGGCGATAGAACGTCGGGATCGGCTCGTCCTTCCACAGCAGCAATGCCCCGGACAACATGAAGAAGATCGGAACCGCAGCCCTGGCGACGGCGTCGTATGTCACGGATGGCAGCCACATCGGCCCGAACGCATAGAAATAGGTGGCGGCGGTGTGGACCAGCACCACCATGGCGCAGGCGACCGCTCGTGTGACGTCCATGGCGGGCGAGCGACCCGCTTGCGGTGTCATCCGACCGGTCTCGACGTCGAAGGACTCGACCGATGAGCGCGGGAGTCAGCGTGTAAAGCGGCACCGAGTCGATGCACATGCAGTGCCCCCAGGAGCACGCCAAGCGTGATCGCCAGCGACAGGATCAGGGTCGCGGATTCGAAACCCAGCGCGTCCATGAGACCGCCGGTCAGCAAGGCAGCGATGGGCGTGCCACACAACGTGGCCGCCGCAAAACGTGTCATCTCCTGGCCCACATCGCGTGACGGAACATGGCGTTGCAGCCACGACTGCGACTGGACGCCATGGCGGGCGGCGGCGACGGCAAGCAGGAAGAACGCCAGCAGCGTCATCGCCGGACCGCTTGCCTGATGAAGAACCAGGTAGGCGGAAGATGCGACGGCCCAGCAGGCCAGCATCCGGCGCACGGTACCTCGGAAGGAAGGCGCGACGCGCAGGGCGACCGCGCTGGCCACGCCGACACCGATGCACTGCACGACATAGATCAGCAGATAACTCCCGCCTCGATATCTGGCCAGGATCAAGGGCAGCAGGACCTGCACCGGACCGAACACGAGCACCGAGCTGGCGAAGACATAGGCATGGAACACGCGTGGGATGGCTGCGGCCCCGGTCGTGTCCGACGGTGTGACCCGTGGGCTCGATGGCCCGCCGGGCGATCGGCGGATCGGGGCATGGCGGCTCAGCGCAGCCAGCAATGGCAGGGAGCAGAAGACGCAGATCGCGTCGATGCCGAATGCCACGGCCAATCCCGCATCTCCCCGGGTGCCGAAAACCAGCCATCCGGCAACCAGCGGCAGTACCACGGTCGCCGCCGCCGAGACCAGCGCGAAGATCGCGTTGCCGATCGACAGCCAGCCTTTGCGGACATACAAAGTGAACACGGCGCGCCCGGCGGGAAATGCCACGGCCCAGACGACGCCACCGAGTGCGGTCGACACGTATACGGCGACGATCGACATGCCACCCAGCCAGACCAGCGACGCGATCGCCGCATTGGCGACGACGAAGAACCACCGACACAGGCGCAGCGTTCGCAACGGGTCGACGCGATCGAGCAGACGCGGGAAAGCCAGCAACAGACAAAGGCCCGGCGCAGCCTCGATCGCCATCGTGATGCCGAGGTCCCATGCTTTTCCGGTCAGCCGCATGACCAGAAACGGCAAGGCGACCAGCGTGAAGCTGGCTCCGAGCGTGGTCGTCAGATTGTCCAGAAGCAGCAGCTTGAAACGTGGCTCCCTGCGGCCAATGCGCCACACCCGCCGCAACCGGTCCATCGCTCCGATCATGCTCACGATCCGCTGGATCGATCCGCGTGCCGCATGAAGAACACATCGCCGTCGCTGTCCAGTCGCAGGCCGAACGCGGTGGCGACCGTTCGCAGTTTACGCTCGTCGAGCAGCCAGGCGGGCTCGACATCGTCCACGCCGACATCGAGCACCCATCGCATACCGAGCCAATGCGTGAGGATGACGCCATCCTCCGCCAGTGCTTCGGCGATCGCAGCGAAGTAACGCTCGAAGTGCTTCTGGCAGCAGGCAAAGCTGCTCAGGTTGTTGTCGACGATGTAATCGAACGACCCTGCATCGAAAGCGTTGGCGAAGGCTTCGCCATGCTTGTTCATGAGCAGTGGCGTATAGCCGGGCAGGTCGAGCATCTGTGCATGTCGCAATTCATCGACGGAGACCGTGACCGCGACAATGGCGCCGACTTTGTCCGCCAGCAGACTGGCGAGAGACGAATTGCCCGCCCCGACATGCAGGATGCGTTTGCCCGCCAGCGGAGCGTGCGTCAGCCAGCGATTGATGGCGATCTGGTCGTCGGTAGGCGGGCAGGACGAATAATCGATCAGTGGCCATGAAATGGCATCCGCGGCCGCGTTATGGCGTTCGACCGTTGGCTCGATGCCGCAGTCGCCGAGAATGACACCGATGTCAAATCTTCCTGCGGACGACGGCGTGCAAGGCACGTTTTCGGAAAGAAGTTTTTGAGAAGAGGGTGCCATGTCGCCGGACTCCGCGAGGACGGATGATCAATGCAGGTGCAGCTTTCGCCGCCGTAAAAGGTGCCCGGATAAAAGACACTCGTCGGGGGATGGAAACTGTGCGGCTCCTCACAGATTGCCGCAGACCGGAACGACATGCTCGACGCCGACCTCATGACATCGTTGTCAATATGATCAGTCTATCGGTGCTTCTGGGCTTTATCGGCTTTTCGACTTTGCTTCTGGCGCTGTGTCTCTTGTTTCTGCTTGTCTGGTCGGTGGTGAAGGCGTTTCGTCCCGTGCAGGTCGCCACCCCGGGGGCGGCGACCTATCCGTTCGTTTCCATTCTCGTGCCGTTCTTCAACGAACCCGAGGACTCGTTTCTGCGTACGCTCGACGCGATCGAGGCGACCGACTATCGCGGAAAGATGGAAGTCATCCTCATCGACGACGGTTCGAGCAATGCGACACCCGGCTGTCTTGCCGAATGGTTGCGACATCCCCGACGGAAGCACTACGTGCTGTGTTCGCTCGCGCGAAACAGTGGTGCCAAGGGGCGAGCGCTCGATGCGGCGCTCCCCTTGATTTCGGCCGAGTCCGATGTCGTGACGGTGATCGACAGCGACACTGTCATTCTGCCGGGAGCCCTGCGGCTGGCGGTGGAGGCGCTGTACGCGTCGCCCACGCACGCGGCGGCCTGTGGCCTCATCGTGCCAGCCGGTCGCCACGATTCCTGGCTGCACAGCTTCCAGTTTTACGAGCATGTCGGCGCACTGGCGACGATCCGATTCGTTCAGAGCCGCATGGGGATGGTCAACGTCGTCGCCGGCGCGTTCTCCTTGCACAAGACCGCCGTGATTCGGGAGCTGGGTGGCTGGGGCGAGTGGCTGGTGGAGGACATTGCCTGGACCTGGCGAGCACTGGCACACGGCTACACCATCGGCTACGCGCCGGATGCCATCGCCTATACGGTCTGTCCTTCGACCTTGTTCGGACTGTTCCGGCAGCGACGTCGCTGGGCCCGTGGCAGGCTGGAATCGTTCCGTGTCGCCTGGCGGATATCCCGCGCGCATACGATGAAGATGTTGCCCTGGTGGCTGCTCTGGGCGCAGTCGGCCCTTCTGCCGACGCTACTGCTGAGCATCGCCGCCGCCTGGCTCTACGACAGCAGGCTGCTGTTCGGTCTGGCTGTCGCGAACTGGGTGGTGATGGCTCTGCTGAACGGAGTCGCCTGTCTGCAGGCACGCCACAGGCTGAAGCTCGGCTGGCGGGACATGCTGCTGGTTTCGCTCTACAACACCGGCATCGATACCTTGTTGCTGCCGGCCAATGTGATCGGCCTGGTCGACGAACTGCGCGGCGGACGCAAGAGCTGGCTGACCCGCTGATCAGCGCCGGATGCAAGGCGAGACCAGGCTACGCTGCCCTTCTACCTGACGACACGGCATGGATTACCACGCATTTCTCTCCCAGTTTCCGGATACGTACATCGGCCGTGGTCGCACCGATCGACGCGAGATCGCTTTGACGTTCGACGACGGCCCGGGACGGGCGACATCGGCCTTGCTGACGACGCTGCGCGAGTGCGACGTGCAAGCCACCTTCTTCTGTGTGGGCGAGAAGGCACGCCGTGCGACCGACACGGTGCGGGCCATCGCACGTGACGGGCACGAGGTAGGCAATCACGGTTTCACTCATCGCGATCTGCGAGCGCTCGATCCTGGGACGTTCTGGATGACCGAGGTTCTGCCGGCCCGCGCGCTGCTGGAGGATGTGTCGGGCACGCCAGTGACGCTGTTTCGTCCACCCTTCGGCGAGATTTCCGCGGCCCAGACGGGGCGCCTCGCCGAAGAAGGCGTGACGCTCGTCGGCTGGTCGATCGATCCGCGCGACTGGGACGAGGTCGAGGCAAAGGACCACACCGGCCGTGTCGTGCGTCACGTGATCGAGCAGGTGCACCCCGGCGCGATCGTGCTGCTTCACGATGGTGACGAGGGCGAAAGGGCCCGTCCCGCGATCGCCGAGGTCGTCAGGCTCGTCGTACCCGCGCTGCGAACGATGGGTTTCAGCTTCGTCACCGCCGGTCACCTGCGGGACGCCCGGTAGCCGAAGCGCTTCAGGTTGGCAGGCGGCGGTGCGCCCATTAGCCTATTGGGCCCGCCTCTCCACAGGACCCGCCCCCATGGCCCAGGATTCTCCCGACCTCTACCCGTCGATCGAGCCCTTCAACAGCGGCACGCTCGCGGTCTCGCCGCTGCACACGCTCTATTTCGAGGAAAGCGGCAATCCTCAGGGCAAGCCGGTGGTCTTTCTCCACGGCGGCCCGGGTGGCGGCACGAATCCGCGTTGCCGTCGCTTCTTCGATCCGAAGAAGTACCGCATCGTGCTCTTCGACCAGCGTGGCTGTGGCAAGTCCACACCGCATGCCGAACTGACCGATAACACGACGTGGGATCTGGTCGCCGACATCGAGCGCCTTCGCGAGCATCTGGGTATCGACACGTGGCAGGTCTTCGGCGGCTCGTGGGGCTCCACGCTGGCGCTGGCCTATGCCGAGAAGCATCCGGATCGCGTGAGCGAACTCGTCCTGCGCGGCATCTTCATGCTGCGTCGTTCGGAACTGGAGTGGTTCTACCAGGGCGGTTGCGACCAGCTCTATCCCGATGCCTGGGAGACGTATCTGTCGGCCATTCCGCAGGCGGAGCACGGCGACCTGATCAGCGCCTACCATCGCCGGCTGACCAGTGAAGACCCGGCGGTCCGCGTGGCCGCGGCACGGGCGTGGTCGGTGTGGGAGGGCGCGA from Luteibacter mycovicinus includes:
- the pip gene encoding prolyl aminopeptidase; its protein translation is MAQDSPDLYPSIEPFNSGTLAVSPLHTLYFEESGNPQGKPVVFLHGGPGGGTNPRCRRFFDPKKYRIVLFDQRGCGKSTPHAELTDNTTWDLVADIERLREHLGIDTWQVFGGSWGSTLALAYAEKHPDRVSELVLRGIFMLRRSELEWFYQGGCDQLYPDAWETYLSAIPQAEHGDLISAYHRRLTSEDPAVRVAAARAWSVWEGATSYLYQDEGHIASSGEDEFALAFARIECHYFVNAGFFEVDGQLLRDVSKIRHIPTVIVQGRYDVVCPVRSAWDLHRAFPEADLKIVQDAGHSAFEPGIIKELVRATDRFAG
- a CDS encoding MFS transporter, which gives rise to MIGAMDRLRRVWRIGRREPRFKLLLLDNLTTTLGASFTLVALPFLVMRLTGKAWDLGITMAIEAAPGLCLLLAFPRLLDRVDPLRTLRLCRWFFVVANAAIASLVWLGGMSIVAVYVSTALGGVVWAVAFPAGRAVFTLYVRKGWLSIGNAIFALVSAAATVVLPLVAGWLVFGTRGDAGLAVAFGIDAICVFCSLPLLAALSRHAPIRRSPGGPSSPRVTPSDTTGAAAIPRVFHAYVFASSVLVFGPVQVLLPLILARYRGGSYLLIYVVQCIGVGVASAVALRVAPSFRGTVRRMLACWAVASSAYLVLHQASGPAMTLLAFFLLAVAAARHGVQSQSWLQRHVPSRDVGQEMTRFAAATLCGTPIAALLTGGLMDALGFESATLILSLAITLGVLLGALHVHRLGAALHADSRAHRSSPSTSRPVG
- a CDS encoding GGDEF domain-containing protein, with the translated sequence MSIQDIVRDDDVAVYKTLLESTRAIPWKIDWATLRFAYVGPQIEELLGWAPESWMTVQDWADRMHPEDRAWVFDFCVSQSMAGIDHEADYRALRKDGTFVWIRDVVHVVRNEDGTPNALVGFMFDISERKRTEEKLLNMQRELEELSFKDGLTGVPNRRRFDTMMETEWRDAKDSHKSISLVVLDIDFFKQYNDHYGHLEGDECLKRVASALSGIVRRPADLLCRFGGEEFVLLLPDTDEAEALALGWRCLDLVDKALIPHAGIGSGKRITMSAGVNSIVPKEGDELSAFIKRADQRLYMAKQRGRARVVADDLTV
- the serA gene encoding phosphoglycerate dehydrogenase, with product MKRTSYPKEDIKVLLLEGVSRSALDTFRQAGYSQIEFHEKSLPEDELKERIADAHIVGIRSRTHLSADVLAEARRLIAVGCFCIGTNQVDTVDAERLGVPVFNAPYSNTRSVAELVIAETIMLVRRIPEKNAECHRGGWSKSAAGSFEVRDKVLGIVGYGHIGTQVGVLAESLGMRVIFHDVEPKLSLGNARPAASLDDLLERADVITLHVPETPQTKNLIGAAEIARMRPGSMLINASRGTVVDIDALADALRTKHLAGAAIDVFPVEPKGNTDPFVSPLVGMDNVILTPHVGGSTAEAQENIGIEVASKLVRYSDNGSTLSAVNFPEVSLPGHPTSRRLLHIHRNIPGVLSRVNEVFSKAAVNIDGQYLQTSPQVGYVVIDVTTSEEHAVALRNELAAIEGTLRARVLY
- a CDS encoding FAD-binding oxidoreductase, whose amino-acid sequence is MTDPRLAELARLLPELRLSTDPGDLEHHGRDWTRRWTPAPLAIAYPATVEEVQGIVRWASGQGVALVPSGGRTGLSGGAVAANGELVVTLDRMNRVLDFDPIDRTLTVQPGIALEAVHNAAKERGLLYPVDFAARGSCQIGGNIATNAGGIRVIRYGNTRQWVAGLKVVTGTGELLDLNRGLIKNASGYDLRHLVIGSEGTLGIVVEATLSLTSPPPPSQVMLLAVPAMDALMKVFAEARHRLPLGAFEFFTDRALLHVTAHGTQRPFDEDYPFYVVTEFDTPDEAAEAAALAFFEFCLGEGWVVDGAISSSDAQAASLWRLREGITESLAPHKPYKNDVSVRISAVPAFMAEMQALLSAEYPHFDVVWFGHIGDGNLHINVLKPADLDNAAFVEQCEHVTSLLVDTLQRHGGSISAEHGIGLVKKPWLGSVRSEAEIALMRGIKSVWDPNGIMNPGKLL
- a CDS encoding acyltransferase; the protein is MTPQAGRSPAMDVTRAVACAMVVLVHTAATYFYAFGPMWLPSVTYDAVARAAVPIFFMLSGALLLWKDEPIPTFYRRRASRVVPPLVFWTVVYVVVFGDRSVSWTAHVAHYLMEPYRHLWYFYVALGLYLSAPFLSRMLRASTPAETRVFLMLWFLVSCVLNQVRLLVSEDWDPPSFLGVQLFSGFVGYFVLGAYLTRYASVVSPADRWRCLLVFVASVGGIVVATCLYSGYRGEPNEFFFAYQTPLVAMSSVSAFVWLTTITRVPTPLMTPIRWIADGSLGIYGLHPMILWLYVEHLRVDNDLTTRWARIPIVWLAVFVSTALVIHLARKIPLLRRVA
- a CDS encoding glycosyltransferase family 2 protein; the protein is MISLSVLLGFIGFSTLLLALCLLFLLVWSVVKAFRPVQVATPGAATYPFVSILVPFFNEPEDSFLRTLDAIEATDYRGKMEVILIDDGSSNATPGCLAEWLRHPRRKHYVLCSLARNSGAKGRALDAALPLISAESDVVTVIDSDTVILPGALRLAVEALYASPTHAAACGLIVPAGRHDSWLHSFQFYEHVGALATIRFVQSRMGMVNVVAGAFSLHKTAVIRELGGWGEWLVEDIAWTWRALAHGYTIGYAPDAIAYTVCPSTLFGLFRQRRRWARGRLESFRVAWRISRAHTMKMLPWWLLWAQSALLPTLLLSIAAAWLYDSRLLFGLAVANWVVMALLNGVACLQARHRLKLGWRDMLLVSLYNTGIDTLLLPANVIGLVDELRGGRKSWLTR
- a CDS encoding polysaccharide deacetylase family protein, coding for MDYHAFLSQFPDTYIGRGRTDRREIALTFDDGPGRATSALLTTLRECDVQATFFCVGEKARRATDTVRAIARDGHEVGNHGFTHRDLRALDPGTFWMTEVLPARALLEDVSGTPVTLFRPPFGEISAAQTGRLAEEGVTLVGWSIDPRDWDEVEAKDHTGRVVRHVIEQVHPGAIVLLHDGDEGERARPAIAEVVRLVVPALRTMGFSFVTAGHLRDAR
- a CDS encoding SAM-dependent methyltransferase: MAPSSQKLLSENVPCTPSSAGRFDIGVILGDCGIEPTVERHNAAADAISWPLIDYSSCPPTDDQIAINRWLTHAPLAGKRILHVGAGNSSLASLLADKVGAIVAVTVSVDELRHAQMLDLPGYTPLLMNKHGEAFANAFDAGSFDYIVDNNLSSFACCQKHFERYFAAIAEALAEDGVILTHWLGMRWVLDVGVDDVEPAWLLDERKLRTVATAFGLRLDSDGDVFFMRHADRSSGS